One Mycobacterium sp. 050128 genomic window carries:
- a CDS encoding saccharopine dehydrogenase family protein: MTTEREFDIVLYGATGFSGKLTAEYLARCQSPARIALAGRSSERLLAVRQTLGPRAADWPVIVAHASQPSTLAAMTARTRVVLTTVGPYAHYGLPLVGACAAAGTDYADLTGELMFARNAIDQYHKQAVDTGARIVLSCGFDSLPSDLNVYQLYRKAREDGAGELCDTMLVLRAFRQTGASGGTLASYFDAMRTASTDAHVRRLIEDPYTLTTDRGAEPELGPQPDFSWHRGGDIAPELDGFSVGGFFQAPYNDRIVRRSNALQEWTYGRRFRYSETMSLGKSFVAPAAARAVTGALTGAFRLANRHSHRVPRRWVERVLPKPGAGPSDASQQRGHFRMETYTTTTTGARYLATYAQYCDAYHATSVMLGESGLALALDRGRLSGLRGVLTPAAAMGDALLARLPAAGASMAITRLT, encoded by the coding sequence GTGACCACCGAGCGTGAGTTCGACATCGTCTTGTACGGGGCCACCGGCTTTTCCGGCAAGCTGACCGCCGAATACCTCGCCCGCTGTCAATCCCCGGCACGCATCGCCCTGGCCGGCCGGAGCAGTGAGCGCCTGCTTGCCGTGCGGCAGACACTCGGCCCCAGGGCAGCGGATTGGCCGGTGATCGTCGCCCACGCGTCGCAGCCCTCGACGCTGGCCGCGATGACCGCCCGAACGCGGGTGGTGTTGACGACCGTCGGTCCCTACGCGCACTACGGCCTGCCACTGGTGGGCGCCTGCGCCGCGGCCGGTACGGACTACGCCGACCTGACCGGCGAGCTGATGTTCGCTCGCAATGCCATCGACCAGTATCACAAGCAGGCCGTCGACACCGGCGCCCGGATCGTGCTGTCGTGCGGATTCGACTCGCTCCCTTCGGATCTCAACGTCTACCAGCTATACCGAAAGGCACGCGAAGACGGGGCCGGGGAGCTCTGCGACACAATGCTGGTGCTGCGCGCGTTTCGGCAAACCGGGGCCTCCGGTGGAACCCTCGCATCGTATTTCGATGCGATGCGTACGGCGTCTACAGACGCACATGTGCGCCGACTCATCGAGGATCCCTACACGCTGACCACCGACCGCGGCGCTGAACCCGAACTTGGTCCGCAGCCTGACTTTTCGTGGCATCGGGGCGGCGACATCGCACCCGAGCTGGACGGCTTTTCGGTTGGAGGGTTTTTTCAAGCTCCTTACAACGACCGAATTGTTCGACGCAGCAATGCATTACAAGAATGGACGTATGGCCGGCGGTTCCGCTATTCGGAAACGATGAGTCTGGGAAAGTCGTTTGTGGCTCCGGCCGCCGCCAGGGCCGTCACGGGTGCCCTGACCGGCGCGTTCCGGTTGGCGAACCGGCATTCGCACCGAGTCCCGCGGCGATGGGTTGAGCGGGTGCTACCCAAGCCGGGCGCCGGTCCGAGTGACGCTTCGCAGCAACGTGGTCACTTCAGGATGGAGACGTACACCACCACCACGACGGGGGCCCGCTACCTGGCGACGTACGCACAGTACTGCGACGCGTACCACGCGACCTCGGTCATGCTCGGCGAGAGCGGCCTGGCGCTCGCGCTCGATCGCGGTCGGCTGTCCGGGTTGCGGGGGGTTCTCACCCCCGCCGCGGCAATGGGCGACGCACTGCTGGCACGACTGCCGGCCGCCGGGGCATCAATGGCCATAACCCGGTTGACCTGA
- a CDS encoding phthiocerol/phthiodiolone dimycocerosyl transferase family protein, with translation MFSGSVIRKLAHSEEVFAANETFFGLKIHIAGDVDIDAMADAFDALLQMHPIWAGHLEQADDGRHQIVAEDVMHPGLWIVDEHTSEAAIAGMRLDQNQSLLNLRLQIGSEQSELTLYAHHALADGHHVFALFEELLSRYTNVVENGDAGPVAPQPAPESLETLLEQRGVAKQERSGLERLFPAAFAYDLPAVEKPAIVSNSDLMQHIPVTRVRFTEQETSELVELGRDNQLSLNSLVAAALLLAEWQIRDTPHIPIPYFYPVDLRYHLTPPVGATEGTMPLGLASYLAEIGPDTDLVGLAGGIVEAFRADLSEGLIQQSSLHFSLQYEGSLPGLPPFVMCTDVGSIPGLRTPEGIEIIDVGGEFHFAAHAPVDLYTCWTFAGQLYIERHSNVPGHQESLKEVHSLLCAAPAEQSWMME, from the coding sequence GTGTTTTCCGGATCCGTGATCCGCAAGCTCGCGCACAGCGAAGAAGTATTCGCCGCCAATGAGACCTTTTTCGGGCTGAAGATACACATCGCTGGTGACGTCGATATCGACGCAATGGCAGATGCTTTCGATGCGCTCCTGCAGATGCATCCCATCTGGGCCGGCCACCTCGAGCAGGCCGACGACGGCCGGCATCAGATTGTCGCCGAAGACGTCATGCATCCGGGGCTGTGGATCGTCGATGAGCACACATCGGAGGCCGCGATCGCCGGCATGCGCCTGGACCAGAACCAGTCCCTGCTGAATCTCCGGTTGCAAATCGGCAGCGAACAAAGCGAACTGACGTTGTACGCACACCACGCGCTGGCCGACGGGCACCATGTCTTCGCTCTGTTCGAAGAGCTGCTGTCCCGCTATACCAACGTGGTGGAAAACGGCGATGCCGGTCCGGTGGCCCCGCAGCCCGCTCCCGAATCACTCGAGACGCTGCTCGAACAGCGCGGCGTTGCCAAGCAGGAGCGTTCGGGATTGGAACGCCTTTTCCCGGCGGCCTTCGCCTACGACCTGCCCGCCGTCGAGAAGCCGGCCATCGTGTCGAATTCCGATCTGATGCAACATATTCCGGTGACACGAGTCCGCTTCACCGAGCAGGAGACGTCGGAGTTGGTGGAGTTGGGTCGCGACAATCAGCTCAGCCTCAACTCCCTGGTGGCCGCGGCGCTGCTGCTGGCCGAATGGCAAATCCGCGATACCCCGCACATCCCGATTCCCTACTTCTATCCGGTCGACCTGCGCTATCACCTCACGCCCCCGGTCGGTGCAACCGAAGGCACGATGCCGCTGGGGTTGGCGAGTTATCTGGCCGAAATCGGGCCCGACACCGATCTCGTCGGCTTGGCCGGCGGCATCGTGGAGGCGTTTCGCGCGGACCTGTCCGAAGGCCTGATCCAGCAGTCGTCGCTGCACTTCAGCCTCCAGTACGAAGGTAGCCTGCCCGGGCTGCCCCCGTTCGTGATGTGCACGGACGTTGGCTCGATCCCCGGCTTGCGCACGCCCGAAGGCATCGAGATCATCGACGTCGGCGGCGAATTCCACTTCGCGGCCCACGCGCCGGTCGATCTCTACACTTGCTGGACCTTCGCGGGTCAGCTGTACATCGAGCGCCACTCCAACGTGCCGGGCCACCAGGAGTCCCTGAAGGAAGTCCATTCCCTGTTGTGCGCTGCTCCCGCGGAGCAAAGCTGGATGATGGAGTGA
- a CDS encoding ABC transporter permease → MMTLVCEETARPAAAPRVHENSARVLIPQTLVQTRRILTKWSRDITAIIMVTVLPVLFLITMNIVLGHAVTQVAGYDALFNTVPMNVLAAAVNGSAVGAIGLIVERDAGLLRRLWVVPVHRASGVCSRILAEMVRIVVTTGIVLVAGMVLGFRFKQGILPTLVWLSIPVLFGLAFATLIISIAWYASKNFLLEAITLVHLLAILFSTGFLPVDQFPKWIQPVVAHQPISCAIDTMRALALGGPVRSSMIQTLLWVAGITAVCVAPTLLGYRRASTRR, encoded by the coding sequence ATGATGACTCTGGTATGCGAGGAAACCGCGCGTCCCGCCGCTGCGCCGCGCGTGCACGAGAATTCGGCGCGCGTGCTGATCCCGCAAACCCTGGTGCAGACACGGCGGATACTCACCAAGTGGTCACGCGACATCACCGCGATCATCATGGTCACCGTGTTGCCCGTGCTGTTCCTGATCACCATGAATATCGTTCTGGGCCATGCGGTTACCCAGGTTGCCGGGTACGACGCGCTGTTCAACACGGTTCCGATGAACGTGCTCGCCGCCGCGGTCAACGGATCGGCGGTCGGTGCGATCGGCCTTATCGTCGAGCGCGACGCGGGCCTGTTGCGCCGGTTGTGGGTGGTGCCCGTGCACCGGGCGTCGGGCGTCTGTTCGCGGATCCTCGCGGAGATGGTCCGGATCGTCGTCACGACGGGGATCGTGTTGGTCGCGGGGATGGTGCTGGGTTTCCGCTTCAAACAGGGCATCCTGCCCACCTTGGTGTGGCTGAGCATCCCGGTGCTGTTCGGACTCGCCTTCGCGACCCTGATCATATCGATTGCCTGGTACGCGTCGAAGAACTTTCTCCTCGAGGCGATTACGCTGGTGCACCTACTCGCGATCCTCTTCTCGACCGGGTTCCTGCCGGTAGACCAATTTCCCAAATGGATCCAGCCAGTGGTTGCCCACCAACCGATCAGCTGCGCGATCGACACGATGCGCGCGCTGGCGCTGGGCGGGCCGGTGCGGTCGTCGATGATCCAGACATTGCTGTGGGTCGCCGGCATCACCGCGGTCTGCGTCGCACCAACGCTGCTGGGCTATCGACGGGCCAGCACACGCAGATAG
- a CDS encoding ABC transporter permease → MGAQWWVLTTRFIAPTVRNGELAITIAVSVVFTAGFYIPLHQIMGNVTRGVASSYAQYLMPLIALEAITFAAMSTAFRAATDSVQGVNRRFRSMPIPPFTPVAARISAALYRCTVSLTVALVCGYTIGFRFRGSVVDTVAFCLLVLVFGAVLSFAADLLGTGSRNPEAMAPMLTLPPLIFGLLSVGVQPVEQFPRWVQPFVRNQPISALVDSLHAAAGDVAPFHTSLTWSVLAPTLAWLCGLAALLVPVSVIVLSKRA, encoded by the coding sequence ATGGGGGCCCAGTGGTGGGTGCTCACCACCCGCTTCATCGCGCCCACCGTGCGCAACGGTGAGCTCGCAATCACCATCGCGGTCTCGGTGGTGTTCACCGCCGGCTTCTACATCCCGCTACACCAGATCATGGGCAACGTCACCAGGGGTGTGGCCAGCAGCTACGCGCAGTACTTGATGCCGCTGATCGCCTTGGAGGCCATCACGTTTGCGGCCATGTCGACTGCGTTTCGGGCGGCGACGGACTCGGTGCAGGGCGTCAACCGCCGGTTCCGATCCATGCCGATCCCACCGTTCACCCCGGTGGCCGCCCGCATCTCCGCCGCGCTGTACCGGTGCACGGTGTCTCTGACGGTGGCCCTGGTCTGCGGTTACACCATAGGATTTCGCTTTCGCGGATCGGTCGTCGACACCGTTGCCTTTTGCCTGTTGGTGCTCGTGTTCGGGGCGGTGCTGTCGTTCGCGGCGGACCTGTTGGGCACCGGATCCCGTAACCCCGAGGCGATGGCACCCATGCTGACGTTGCCGCCGTTGATCTTTGGCCTGCTGTCGGTCGGTGTTCAACCGGTGGAGCAGTTCCCCCGCTGGGTCCAGCCCTTCGTTCGCAACCAACCGATCTCCGCGTTGGTCGACAGCCTGCATGCCGCCGCCGGCGACGTCGCACCGTTCCACACATCGCTTACCTGGTCCGTGCTGGCGCCGACGCTGGCGTGGTTGTGCGGATTGGCCGCGCTGCTGGTCCCGGTATCGGTCATCGTTTTATCGAAGCGGGCATGA
- a CDS encoding ATP-binding cassette domain-containing protein: MNNVDRDFDKAVVVDKVRKTFGDFVALHEVSLEVGRGEVLGLLGPNGAGKTTLVDILSTLSRPDQGRALVAGYDVVSEPAGVRRSIMLTGQQVAIDETLTGLENLFMFGRLYGLKKAAARSRATELIEEFDLVYAGDRRVKTYSGGMRRRIDIACGLVVQPQVVFLDEPTTGLDPRSRQGIWDLVSIFKGRGIATLLTTQYLEEADALADRIIVIDHGRIIAEGTADELKARTGGSYLEVVPRDLHDLPVIAEILGSLLPQDNRAALKTESDRIAMPAPDGANTLLEAVGRLAAANIAVADVALRRPSLDDVFLALTKDPAKSVAEAVG, encoded by the coding sequence ATGAACAACGTGGATCGCGACTTCGACAAGGCTGTCGTCGTCGACAAGGTGCGCAAGACCTTCGGCGATTTCGTGGCCCTGCACGAGGTCAGCCTCGAAGTCGGCCGTGGTGAGGTGCTCGGCCTGCTCGGGCCCAACGGGGCGGGCAAGACCACGCTGGTGGACATCTTGTCGACCCTGAGCCGCCCCGACCAGGGCCGCGCGCTGGTCGCCGGCTATGACGTGGTGTCCGAGCCGGCCGGTGTGCGCCGGTCGATCATGCTTACCGGACAACAGGTGGCGATCGACGAAACGCTGACCGGCCTGGAAAACCTGTTCATGTTCGGTCGTCTCTACGGGTTGAAAAAGGCGGCCGCGCGCAGCCGCGCCACGGAACTGATCGAGGAATTCGATCTGGTGTACGCCGGCGATCGGCGCGTGAAGACGTACTCGGGCGGGATGCGGCGACGGATCGACATTGCCTGCGGTCTGGTGGTCCAGCCGCAGGTGGTCTTCTTGGACGAGCCGACCACCGGCCTGGATCCCCGTAGCAGGCAAGGTATTTGGGATCTGGTCAGCATTTTCAAGGGGCGCGGCATCGCCACGCTGTTGACCACGCAATATCTCGAGGAAGCCGACGCGCTGGCCGATCGGATCATCGTCATCGACCACGGACGGATCATCGCCGAGGGAACGGCCGACGAGCTCAAGGCGCGCACGGGCGGCAGTTACCTCGAGGTCGTCCCGCGGGACCTGCACGATCTGCCGGTGATCGCTGAGATCCTCGGCTCGCTGTTGCCGCAGGATAACCGGGCCGCCCTGAAAACCGAGTCCGACCGGATCGCCATGCCGGCCCCCGACGGCGCCAACACCCTCCTCGAGGCCGTGGGACGGCTCGCCGCTGCCAACATCGCCGTTGCCGATGTTGCGCTGCGCCGCCCGTCGTTGGACGACGTATTCCTGGCGTTGACGAAGGACCCCGCCAAATCCGTTGCCGAGGCGGTCGGGTGA
- a CDS encoding type I polyketide synthase has translation MSTPEAYSTAPPDNAIAVIGMAGRFPGANNVSDFWDNLRRGEESITTLSEDDLRAAGISDDVLANPGYVRRAPLIDGFDEFDAEFFGFPPQLARKLDPQHRLFLQCAWHAFEDAGCDPAEFDGAIGVYGTSSPSGYLMHNLASHHGGAAFMATGLDFEQFNLFLQNDKDFLATRVSHQFDLRGPSISVQTACSSSLVALHLACQSLLSGECDMALAGGSSLAIPHRVGYWNSPGAMVSAVGHCRPFDVRADGTVFGSGAAIVVLKPLQAALDAGDRIHAVIRGSAINNDGSMKMGYAAPNPAAQADVIAEAHAVSGIDASTVSYVETHGTGTALGDPIEVQGLKAAFAVSETPRPGPCVLGSVKSNIGHLEVAAGVVSLVKAILCLKHKAIPATLHFTSPNPELHLDETPFTVQSQYGPWEWDGVRRAGVSSFGVGGTNVHVVLEEAPPVPDAAKPDRPQVLLLSARTPAALEQSRAALAQTLADPDGPDLADAAFTLSARRKHGIAMAAVVHDRERAAKVLQAAEHDNVFVGESISHGDAHESTAERVVFMFPGQGAQHVGMARGLYDTEPVFAEHFDACVAGFNDAMGPETNLDLRAEIFGDASTDLERIDRSQPALFTVEYALAKLVDTFGVRAGAYIGYSTGEYIAATLAGIFDLETAIKTVSLRARLMHESPPGSMVAVALGPDDIAEFLTPGVDLSAVNDPGNCVVAGPNDQIRAFTGRLRERGINARRVRATHAFHSSAMDPMAAQFQEFLSGVELRPPNTPLLSNLTGTWMTDEQATDPASWARQISATIRFADELDVLLTDPDRVLVEMGPGGSLTGSAIRHPKWSSKHRAVRLMRHPVQNTDDRDAFLLGLGQLWTADVAVDWSPVTGSTNSIVSLPGYPFARERHWIDPKPTVWTGAPAETTGLSTNGVAVADAPVNGQSATEATLHRIWMQCLGVSSLDRNANFFDLGGDSLIAIGISTSANNSGLVVTPQHLYEHPTLASLAAAVDAEFTGAGLTRPPDADAYSPVPANIAGFLEHGVQEAGRWRVPLIFSLAPSVTLDDVRAVLTALANHHDALRLELIDRAGTWEQHIGAPQEFGHLSSRTLPGDVPDERAAVLDMVAELVAQDDLTAPFTATHIAGGTGGSYLVLSAHEMIADIASREILLTDLFTALSQHLAGEEILLPPTAAGWRDWSLRTGALATHPAVVDTRDFWLQSLTTATVQLGDPAITDRPRAGDLLRLPSTLDVAQTAEVDDARRRLGVSIEEVLLAALSATIAHTVDEGVVSVDLEGTGRSVLRPDVDLRRTIGRFTTIYPAALRCTKAADATELLAGVSDTLKSVPHFGVGYGLLRYVYAPTARTLAAAGASDIHLRYVGTVPEPPPLDAPVQFDSDAALPVRDPIPGLGHAIELRVYRYSGALHLDWWYDARRVPLQRAQALVERFPIALRALISEAVDAIPDDGDTGSPPVELALVDLSSFD, from the coding sequence ATGAGCACGCCAGAGGCTTACTCAACCGCACCGCCGGACAACGCAATCGCGGTGATCGGCATGGCCGGAAGATTCCCGGGTGCCAACAATGTTTCGGATTTCTGGGACAACCTTCGGCGCGGCGAGGAGTCGATCACCACGCTGTCCGAGGACGACCTGCGCGCTGCCGGCATCAGCGACGACGTGCTGGCCAATCCCGGGTACGTGCGGCGCGCGCCGCTGATCGACGGTTTCGACGAGTTCGATGCCGAGTTCTTCGGATTCCCACCGCAGCTCGCCCGCAAGCTGGATCCGCAACACCGGTTGTTCCTGCAGTGCGCGTGGCATGCGTTCGAGGACGCCGGCTGTGACCCCGCCGAGTTCGACGGCGCGATCGGCGTTTACGGAACCAGCTCTCCCAGCGGTTATCTGATGCACAACCTGGCGTCGCATCACGGCGGCGCCGCGTTCATGGCGACCGGACTCGACTTCGAGCAGTTCAATCTGTTCCTGCAGAACGACAAGGACTTTCTGGCAACGCGGGTATCGCATCAATTCGATCTGCGCGGGCCGAGCATCTCGGTTCAGACCGCGTGCTCGTCGTCGCTGGTCGCGCTCCACTTGGCCTGCCAGAGCCTGCTGTCCGGTGAATGTGACATGGCGCTGGCCGGCGGGTCGTCGCTGGCCATCCCGCATCGTGTCGGTTACTGGAACTCGCCGGGAGCGATGGTGTCGGCGGTCGGCCACTGCAGGCCGTTCGACGTGCGAGCCGACGGAACGGTGTTCGGCAGCGGTGCCGCGATCGTGGTTCTCAAACCCCTGCAAGCCGCCCTCGATGCCGGGGACCGGATTCACGCGGTCATCCGCGGGTCGGCGATCAACAACGACGGATCCATGAAGATGGGGTACGCAGCCCCCAACCCGGCCGCACAGGCCGATGTGATCGCGGAAGCCCATGCGGTGTCGGGCATCGACGCCTCGACGGTGAGTTACGTCGAGACACACGGAACCGGTACGGCGCTGGGCGATCCGATCGAAGTCCAGGGCCTCAAAGCCGCGTTCGCCGTATCCGAGACGCCGCGTCCCGGACCGTGTGTGCTCGGGTCGGTCAAGTCGAACATCGGCCACCTCGAGGTGGCGGCCGGCGTGGTGAGTCTGGTCAAGGCGATTCTGTGCCTGAAGCACAAGGCGATTCCCGCGACGCTGCACTTCACCAGTCCCAACCCGGAACTGCATCTCGACGAGACTCCGTTCACCGTGCAAAGCCAGTACGGCCCATGGGAATGGGACGGCGTGCGCCGGGCCGGTGTCAGTTCGTTCGGAGTGGGCGGCACCAACGTGCACGTCGTACTGGAGGAAGCGCCGCCGGTCCCGGACGCCGCCAAGCCCGACCGTCCCCAAGTGCTGCTGCTGTCCGCACGAACCCCAGCCGCACTGGAGCAATCGCGTGCCGCCCTGGCCCAGACGTTGGCCGACCCGGACGGACCCGACCTGGCGGATGCTGCTTTCACCTTGTCCGCTCGGCGCAAGCACGGCATCGCCATGGCTGCCGTGGTTCACGACCGCGAGCGCGCGGCGAAGGTATTGCAGGCGGCCGAGCACGACAACGTTTTCGTCGGCGAGTCCATCAGTCACGGTGACGCCCACGAATCCACCGCAGAACGGGTCGTTTTCATGTTTCCCGGGCAAGGTGCCCAGCACGTCGGGATGGCCCGGGGACTGTACGACACCGAGCCGGTTTTCGCCGAACACTTCGACGCCTGCGTCGCGGGATTCAACGACGCGATGGGCCCCGAAACAAACCTAGACCTGCGTGCCGAGATATTCGGGGACGCCAGCACGGATTTGGAACGCATCGACCGTTCTCAGCCGGCGCTGTTCACGGTGGAATACGCGTTGGCGAAATTGGTCGACACCTTTGGTGTGCGCGCCGGCGCGTACATCGGATACAGCACCGGCGAGTACATCGCGGCCACGCTGGCCGGGATATTCGACCTCGAGACGGCGATCAAGACGGTGTCCTTGCGTGCCCGCCTGATGCACGAATCCCCCCCGGGCTCCATGGTCGCGGTGGCGCTGGGTCCCGACGACATCGCCGAATTTCTCACCCCCGGGGTCGATCTGTCCGCGGTCAACGATCCCGGCAACTGCGTCGTCGCCGGGCCGAACGACCAGATTCGCGCGTTCACCGGGCGCCTGCGCGAGCGCGGCATCAACGCTCGACGGGTCCGCGCAACCCACGCATTCCATTCCAGCGCAATGGATCCCATGGCGGCGCAGTTCCAGGAGTTCCTCTCCGGTGTCGAGCTGCGCCCGCCGAACACGCCGCTGCTGTCCAACCTGACCGGTACCTGGATGACCGACGAACAGGCCACCGACCCGGCCAGCTGGGCGCGCCAGATCAGCGCGACAATCAGGTTCGCCGACGAACTCGACGTGTTGCTGACCGATCCGGACCGGGTCCTGGTCGAAATGGGCCCGGGCGGCAGCCTGACCGGATCGGCGATCCGGCACCCCAAGTGGTCGAGCAAGCACCGCGCCGTGCGGCTGATGCGCCACCCCGTGCAGAACACCGACGACCGGGACGCCTTCTTGCTCGGCCTCGGCCAGCTGTGGACGGCCGACGTGGCCGTGGACTGGTCGCCGGTCACCGGATCAACGAACAGCATCGTCAGCTTGCCCGGTTATCCCTTTGCGCGCGAGCGGCATTGGATCGACCCGAAGCCCACCGTGTGGACCGGGGCACCCGCGGAGACCACCGGTTTGTCCACCAACGGCGTCGCCGTCGCCGATGCGCCGGTCAACGGTCAATCGGCCACCGAGGCGACGTTGCATCGCATCTGGATGCAGTGCCTGGGCGTCAGCTCTCTGGACCGCAACGCCAATTTCTTTGATCTGGGCGGAGATTCGCTGATCGCGATCGGCATCTCGACAAGTGCCAACAATTCCGGCTTGGTCGTCACCCCGCAGCATCTCTACGAACACCCGACCCTGGCCAGCCTGGCCGCCGCCGTCGACGCCGAGTTCACCGGAGCCGGGCTGACGCGACCACCGGACGCCGACGCGTATTCACCGGTGCCCGCCAATATCGCCGGCTTCCTCGAACACGGCGTGCAAGAAGCCGGTCGCTGGCGCGTTCCGCTGATCTTCTCCCTCGCCCCCAGCGTCACGCTCGACGACGTCCGTGCCGTGCTGACCGCGTTGGCCAACCACCATGACGCGTTGCGCCTCGAGCTCATCGACCGAGCGGGCACCTGGGAGCAGCACATCGGCGCGCCACAGGAATTCGGCCACCTGTCGTCGCGAACCCTGCCCGGCGACGTGCCCGACGAGCGCGCCGCGGTGCTGGACATGGTGGCCGAACTGGTGGCCCAGGACGACCTGACCGCGCCGTTCACCGCGACCCATATCGCCGGGGGAACCGGCGGTTCCTACCTGGTGTTGTCCGCCCACGAGATGATCGCGGACATCGCCTCTCGCGAAATCCTGCTGACCGATCTGTTCACCGCCTTGTCCCAACACCTTGCGGGCGAGGAGATCCTGCTGCCCCCGACCGCCGCCGGATGGCGCGATTGGTCGCTGCGCACCGGGGCCCTGGCGACGCATCCGGCCGTCGTGGACACCCGCGACTTCTGGCTGCAGAGCCTGACCACGGCGACGGTGCAGCTGGGCGATCCCGCGATCACCGACCGGCCCCGCGCCGGCGACCTGCTGAGGCTGCCGTCGACGCTGGACGTCGCGCAGACAGCCGAAGTCGACGACGCCCGCCGCAGGCTCGGCGTGTCGATCGAGGAAGTTCTGCTGGCGGCGTTGAGCGCAACGATCGCCCACACCGTCGACGAGGGTGTCGTTTCGGTCGACCTGGAGGGCACCGGTCGTTCGGTGCTGCGGCCGGACGTCGATCTGCGGCGCACCATCGGCCGGTTCACCACGATCTATCCGGCGGCGCTGCGGTGCACGAAGGCCGCCGATGCGACGGAGCTGCTGGCAGGCGTGAGCGACACCCTGAAATCCGTGCCGCACTTCGGGGTCGGCTACGGACTGCTTCGCTATGTATATGCGCCCACGGCGCGGACGCTGGCCGCCGCCGGCGCCTCCGACATTCACCTGCGCTACGTCGGCACGGTCCCGGAGCCGCCGCCGCTGGACGCGCCGGTGCAATTCGATTCCGACGCGGCGCTGCCGGTGCGGGATCCGATCCCTGGGCTGGGCCACGCGATCGAACTTCGTGTGTACCGGTATTCCGGTGCGCTGCATCTGGATTGGTGGTACGACGCGCGCCGCGTTCCACTGCAGCGGGCGCAAGCGCTGGTCGAACGTTTCCCGATCGCATTGCGGGCCTTGATCTCCGAGGCTGTCGACGCAATCCCCGACGACGGCGACACGGGCTCGCCACCCGTGGAACTGGCGCTGGTGGACTTGTCGTCGTTCGACTGA